A genomic region of Candidatus Krumholzibacteriota bacterium contains the following coding sequences:
- a CDS encoding redoxin domain-containing protein, with protein MQTAMTVSIFEFSTFHGYDDPMLEHLDAVRGLGSEVTGGEECDVIEVSFMLGQRKKKYWISRENHIPVRLEQVIETVPRYITTEKWSNIEPGLDIDDRLFDWQPGEGWYEYREPVLEDGLIKAGEIAPDFELDLYSGGRFKLSRQRGNLVWLVFWRVGCPPCRIEMPHLEEMHHKYGSKGLTIVGFNCADSRETVEDFFSEYKTSYLTVLDSSDEAKDIFMKQYQRIKGMSAVPLNYIIGPDGRVIRAWYGFDDSEHGSEEWLLGLIPKK; from the coding sequence ATGCAAACAGCGATGACAGTCTCGATTTTCGAGTTCAGCACCTTTCACGGGTATGACGATCCGATGCTCGAACATCTCGACGCGGTGAGGGGGCTTGGATCCGAGGTGACAGGCGGCGAGGAATGCGACGTGATCGAAGTGAGTTTCATGCTGGGTCAGAGAAAAAAGAAATACTGGATATCAAGGGAGAACCATATCCCTGTCAGGCTCGAACAGGTTATAGAGACTGTGCCGCGTTATATTACAACTGAAAAATGGTCCAATATAGAGCCAGGGCTCGATATCGATGACCGTCTTTTCGACTGGCAGCCGGGCGAGGGCTGGTATGAGTACAGGGAACCTGTTCTCGAGGACGGATTGATCAAGGCGGGAGAGATCGCCCCCGATTTCGAACTGGATCTTTACTCCGGTGGCAGATTCAAATTGTCAAGGCAGAGGGGGAATCTCGTCTGGCTCGTCTTCTGGAGGGTCGGATGCCCTCCCTGCAGGATAGAGATGCCTCATCTCGAAGAGATGCACCATAAGTACGGATCGAAGGGACTGACGATAGTCGGGTTTAACTGCGCCGATTCACGCGAGACAGTCGAGGATTTCTTCTCCGAATACAAGACGTCATATTTGACCGTCCTCGATTCGTCGGATGAAGCAAAAGATATCTTTATGAAGCAGTACCAGAGGATAAAGGGTATGTCAGCTGTCCCTCTGAACTATATCATAGGCCCGGACGGAAGGGTCATCAGGGCCTGGTATGGATTCGATGATAGTGAGCACGGAAGCGAAGAGTGGCTGCTTGGACTTATTCCGAAAAAATAA